TGTGTGTTAGGATTGGCCTGATTCTGCGGTGATTGGTTGCTTTGTTCGTTGCTGTTGTTGAGGTCAGCATGTGATTCATGAGTGTGGGGATGGTCAAATTCTTCCGGATGTCCCATAATGGCAATCATGGTTTCTACATCGCCGGGCAAAACGACCTGTCGCTTGTGTTTGTTTAACGCTTCCTGAAACATCTCGGCAATCCGCGCTTCGATATCTTCTACTATTTCCCGCGCGCCTTCTTCTCCTGAAAAATGTTTGCCAAGAGAGCTTAAATAATGATGTAACCGGTTATAGGCTTCTTCCTCAATGTGGAAAAACCAGCCGCCTAAATTGATGCTAATAGTCTTATTCATGTGATTGGGTGGTTTGTGTGGTTGTTGAATGGAGGGAGTTAACTGCGTTGACTAATTCTATCCAGGTTTGTTGCAATTCTTCTTTGAATTGACTGCCCTCATCGGTCAGGGCATAATACTTGCGCGGTGGACCTGTTTTTGATTCTTCCCACCGGTAGGTCAGTAAGCCGGCATTTTTGAGCCGGGTAAGCAGAGGATATAAGGTGCCTTCCATGACCAA
This is a stretch of genomic DNA from Sphingobacteriales bacterium. It encodes these proteins:
- a CDS encoding PadR family transcriptional regulator, giving the protein MNLNAENSKTQMRRGILEFCVLSIIARGEMYPSDIIEEMKHANLLVMEGTLYPLLTRLKNAGLLTYRWEESKTGPPRKYYALTDEGSQFKEELQQTWIELVNAVNSLHSTTTQTTQSHE